DNA from Terriglobales bacterium:
TGGATGCGCTGCAGGATGTCGAGGCCGCGGCGGCCGCGGTTGCGCTTCAGCGAATCGGCGGAGTCAGCCACCAGTTGCAGCTCGCGCAGCACGAACTGGGGGATGACCAGGACGCCGTCGAGGAAGCCGGTCTCGGCGATGTCGGCGATGCGGCCGTCGATGATGACGGAGGTATCGAGGATCTTGAACTGCTTCTTGCCCTGCTTCTCGCCGCCGAAGATGCCGCCCAGGGCGGCCAGGTTGAGCAGGTCACCCTTGGAGGCGCCGACCACCAGGCCGACGTAAGCCATCAGCAGCATGACCATGAGTTGGAGAAAGGACTGGGTGGGCCCGTGCTCGATGCTGCTCTTGATGACCAGGCTGAAGAGATAGGCGCCGAAGATGCCGAGAATGCTGCCAATGGCGGCGCCGATCAGCCGCTTCAGGCTGACCGCGCGCAGCCGGTACTCGAACAGCACCACGGCGGCGCCGATGGCCGCGCCGGCCACAGCCGCCAGGGGCCTCTGCAGCCCGAACGGCTGGAGCACCAGGCAAGCGACGGTCACCACCACAACAAAAAAAAGACGAATAAGAACCATGTCCATGGGGCCTCCCGAGTCCACCCACTCCGGTGGCCGGTCCCGCTGCAATGCCGTATGGCGGAGCAAGTATTGAGGAATGAAAAGCGCTCC
Protein-coding regions in this window:
- a CDS encoding PIN domain-containing protein, which translates into the protein MDMVLIRLFFVVVVTVACLVLQPFGLQRPLAAVAGAAIGAAVVLFEYRLRAVSLKRLIGAAIGSILGIFGAYLFSLVIKSSIEHGPTQSFLQLMVMLLMAYVGLVVGASKGDLLNLAALGGIFGGEKQGKKQFKILDTSVIIDGRIADIAETGFLDGVLVIPQFVLRELQLVADSADSLKRNRGRRGLDILQRIQKIATLDVSIVEDDFPAVREVDMKLIELAKVYDGKIVTNDFNLNKVAQLHGVPVLNINELANSLKPIVLPGEIMRVFILKEGKEYNQGVAYLDDGTMVVVDNARKMIGKNIDIAVTSVLQTTAGKMIFGKFDERSAATATPREAVPARADSGASRRPQSIVAEPVRPATASPAAPAATPTTGAPNSTRE